From the genome of Terriglobia bacterium:
GATCCCGTCGGGGCGGTAGGCGTCCTCCAGGGCCCCCTCCGCCCGGGTCGCGAGCTGGCCCATCTCGTGGACGACCTCGTCGCCCAGGGCGCCCAGGCGCGGGACGTGACGGTAGGGCACGATCATCAGGTGACCGGAGTTGTACGGGTAGATGTTCAGGACGACGAAGCGGTGGCGCGCGC
Proteins encoded in this window:
- a CDS encoding HIT family hydrolase, which produces MDHLFSPWRYAYVTSRKTEGECALCRLGSADPGEDEAGFVVARARHRFVVLNIYPYNSGHLMIVPYRHVPRLGALGDEVVHEMGQLATRAEGALEDAYRPDGI